Proteins encoded within one genomic window of Salmo trutta chromosome 11, fSalTru1.1, whole genome shotgun sequence:
- the LOC115202251 gene encoding B-cell lymphoma/leukemia 10-like, producing the protein MDSWSITDEDMAEVKKEALERLHPYLCEKLVADRHLDYLRSRRVLTRDDAEDICCRVGNSKKTGRMLDYLAENPRGLDYLVESIRRVRTKDFVIGKIPSEVEAVKMERRDAAILSAAGSSSPVCICKERTPFVSFQSDSTGYKGSSEAQSIQTFLSNSEDKWSQNEASFSWSALPEGVSVSSLPSLPKPGQQGALSVPLEDSEPRTLESESSDQFHTLRSFSTPPL; encoded by the coding sequence ATGGACTCCTGGTCTATCACTGACGAAGACATGGCGGAGGTCAAGAAGGAAGCGTTGGAGCGTCTGCATCCGTACCTCTGTGAGAAGCTAGTGGCCGACCGCCACCTGGACTACCTCCGGTCCAGGAGGGTCCTTACGCGGGACGATGCCGAGGACATCTGCTGCAGGGTGGGGAACAGCAAGAAGACCGGTAGGATGCTGGACTACTTAGCCGAGAACCCCAGGGGCCTCGACTACCTCGTGGAGTCCATACGCCGAGTGAGGACCAAGGACTTTGTCATCGGGAAGATCCCCAGCGAAGTCGAGGCGGtgaagatggagaggagagatgcgGCCATCTTGTCAGCAGCAGGTAGTTCTTCGCCGGTCTGTATATGCAAAGAGAGAACTCCCTTTGTGTCGTTTCAGAGTGACAGTACTGGATACAAAGGCAGTAGTGAAGCACAGTCCATCCAAACCTTTCTGTCCAACTCCGAAGACAAGTGGAGTCAAAATGAAGCATCCTTTTCCTGGAGTGCCCTTCCTGAAGGAGTTAGTGTGTCTTCTCTACCCAGTCTCCCAAAACCAGGACAGCAGGGCGCCCTTTCAGTGCCCCTTGAGGACTCCGAGCCCAGGACCTTAGAGTCTGAGAGCAGTGACCAGTTTCACACCCTCCGTTCCTTTTCAACCCCCCCTCTGTGA